One Lentibacillus cibarius DNA window includes the following coding sequences:
- a CDS encoding M14 family metallopeptidase, with product MEVIIRSNDSFWYYSELFDIPLVLIEQSNLSSNPYHLTIGETVQIPGYIATSRQICRNDSFWNIAMEQNLPVDMLQLANPLIDPVNLQVGQHITIPQRVNQLLLTDFNHYTFDQMVRDIKQLTTVYPFIKQQIIGRSVMGKDLIELQIGNGSKQVHLNGSFHANEWITTPVIMRFLNEYARALTNRLPIRGMQVYPLILNTNLSVVPMANPDGVNLVLNGASAAGPYRDEVLALNNQNPDFSNWKANIAGVDLNNQYPARWDVEAARKPNSPQPRDYPGPHPLSEPEALAMAKLANTRNFWRVNALHTQGEVIYWGYEGLEPPAAQEIVSEYSRVSGYRPVRYIDSYAGFKDWFIKEFRRPGFTVELGTGVNPLPFSQFEEIYQETLGIMLANLYM from the coding sequence ATGGAGGTCATCATTCGGTCTAATGACTCGTTTTGGTATTACAGTGAATTGTTTGATATCCCGCTTGTCTTGATCGAACAATCGAATCTGTCGTCCAATCCGTATCATTTAACTATAGGTGAAACAGTGCAAATACCCGGCTATATTGCAACTAGCAGGCAAATATGTAGGAATGATTCGTTTTGGAACATCGCCATGGAACAGAATTTACCAGTCGATATGCTCCAATTGGCTAATCCTTTAATTGATCCTGTTAATTTACAAGTCGGACAACATATCACCATCCCGCAACGTGTCAATCAATTACTATTAACGGATTTTAATCATTATACATTTGATCAAATGGTACGTGACATCAAGCAGCTGACTACCGTTTATCCATTTATCAAACAACAGATAATAGGCCGTTCCGTTATGGGAAAAGATTTAATCGAACTGCAGATTGGAAATGGAAGTAAACAGGTTCATTTGAATGGGTCATTTCATGCTAACGAATGGATTACAACCCCTGTCATTATGCGGTTTTTAAATGAGTATGCACGAGCATTGACGAATAGACTTCCGATAAGAGGAATGCAAGTATACCCTCTTATTTTAAACACGAATTTATCCGTAGTTCCTATGGCCAACCCCGATGGTGTGAATCTTGTTCTTAATGGCGCTTCTGCAGCTGGCCCTTACCGTGATGAGGTATTGGCCTTAAATAATCAAAATCCGGATTTCTCAAATTGGAAGGCGAATATTGCCGGGGTTGATTTGAATAACCAATATCCTGCACGATGGGACGTCGAAGCAGCCCGAAAGCCCAATTCACCTCAGCCGAGAGATTATCCGGGACCACATCCATTGTCGGAACCAGAAGCGCTTGCCATGGCAAAGTTAGCTAATACACGAAACTTTTGGCGAGTCAATGCTTTGCATACGCAAGGTGAAGTTATTTACTGGGGCTATGAGGGTCTCGAACCGCCTGCAGCACAGGAAATAGTCAGTGAATACAGTCGTGTAAGCGGATATCGCCCTGTTCGTTATATTGATAGTTATGCCGGTTTCAAAGACTGGTTCATAAAAGAATTTAGAAGACCCGGATTTACTGTCGAACTGGGTACAGGTGTCAATCCGTTGCCGTTTAGCCAGTTTGAGGAAATCTATCAGGAAACACTGGGGATCATGCTTGCAAATTTATATATGTAG
- a CDS encoding DUF6501 family protein yields the protein MIHLNWKERETVKMIECIHTDAKKFVVNNKLTPGERYHVKNETDEFYFIIDNSGRIGGFYKDYFKEI from the coding sequence ATGATTCACTTAAACTGGAAAGAACGTGAAACAGTAAAAATGATTGAATGCATCCATACCGATGCTAAAAAATTCGTCGTAAATAATAAACTGACACCAGGAGAACGATACCATGTCAAAAATGAAACCGATGAATTTTACTTTATTATCGATAACAGCGGACGAATCGGTGGATTTTACAAGGATTATTTCAAGGAGATATAA
- the msrA gene encoding peptide-methionine (S)-S-oxide reductase MsrA yields the protein MTTELATFAGGCFWCMVEPFDERPGILNVVSGYTGGNTENPTYEEVCSNTTGHVEAVQITFDPEVMPYEELLSTFWQQIDPTDADGQFNDRGESYQTAIFYHNDKQKQLAEESKQNIEASGKFSKPIVTPIIPAKPFYKAEEEHQDYYKKQAFHYRLYKKGSGREDFIKENWQQKVDSAKLKEQLTPIQYSVTQENGTERPFSNEYWDNEEEGIYVDLISGDVLFSSQDKFDAGCGWPSFTKPVDPYLVKENTDTSHGMIRTEVRSKQADSHLGHVFNDGPKDKGGLRYCMNSAAMKFIPKEEMKDKGYGRYLYLFG from the coding sequence ATGACAACCGAATTGGCAACATTTGCAGGCGGGTGTTTTTGGTGTATGGTCGAACCATTTGACGAGCGTCCGGGTATCCTGAATGTCGTTTCAGGTTATACGGGCGGTAACACCGAAAACCCGACCTATGAGGAAGTGTGCTCGAACACAACTGGGCATGTCGAAGCAGTGCAGATTACATTCGATCCTGAAGTTATGCCTTACGAAGAACTTCTAAGCACCTTTTGGCAACAGATTGATCCAACCGATGCGGACGGACAGTTTAATGATCGGGGTGAGTCCTACCAGACTGCCATTTTTTACCATAACGATAAACAGAAGCAACTAGCGGAGGAGTCTAAGCAAAATATCGAAGCAAGTGGGAAATTTTCCAAACCGATTGTTACACCGATTATACCGGCTAAACCATTCTATAAAGCAGAAGAGGAACACCAGGATTACTATAAAAAGCAAGCATTCCATTACCGTCTTTACAAGAAAGGTTCCGGTCGGGAAGACTTTATTAAGGAAAATTGGCAGCAAAAGGTCGATTCAGCAAAACTGAAGGAGCAATTAACACCTATTCAGTATAGCGTTACACAAGAAAATGGAACGGAAAGGCCATTCTCCAACGAATACTGGGATAATGAGGAAGAAGGAATTTATGTAGATCTTATCTCCGGAGATGTCTTATTCTCCTCCCAGGATAAATTTGATGCGGGATGCGGATGGCCAAGCTTTACCAAACCGGTTGATCCTTACCTTGTAAAAGAAAACACAGACACCAGTCACGGTATGATTCGTACCGAAGTAAGGAGCAAACAGGCTGATTCCCACTTGGGCCATGTTTTTAACGATGGACCGAAAGACAAAGGTGGTCTACGTTATTGTATGAACTCCGCTGCAATGAAATTTATACCGAAAGAAGAAATGAAAGATAAAGGGTACGGGCGTTATTTATACCTTTTTGGATAA
- the vrrA gene encoding VrrA/YqfQ family protein codes for MVWPIQQQPSNYYLNQQGRFPAQPPQFQPTSGIQQLLTPQNTQRLLSPERISNFSHKLSSLQQILKTVQSAAPIIQQYGPMLKNLPTMFQLMKALSDSEEEDTEKQDTSESLPEGEDESLPADMYLESVQTDANEDVDKTGESVPKLFI; via the coding sequence ATGGTATGGCCAATTCAGCAGCAACCTAGTAATTATTATCTAAATCAGCAAGGGAGATTCCCGGCACAACCGCCACAGTTCCAGCCCACAAGTGGTATACAGCAACTTTTAACGCCTCAGAACACCCAGCGTTTATTATCACCAGAGCGAATCAGCAATTTCTCACATAAACTGAGTAGTCTGCAGCAGATTCTAAAAACCGTTCAATCGGCAGCACCAATTATACAACAGTATGGACCCATGCTTAAAAATCTGCCGACGATGTTTCAATTAATGAAAGCTTTAAGTGACAGTGAAGAAGAAGATACAGAAAAACAAGATACATCTGAATCGCTTCCTGAAGGTGAAGACGAAAGCTTGCCTGCAGATATGTATTTGGAAAGCGTTCAAACAGATGCAAATGAGGATGTTGACAAAACAGGTGAATCGGTACCAAAACTTTTTATTTAA
- a CDS encoding YozE family protein encodes MRSFYHYVLTYRGKKEPDDKSRLANWIFFDHDFPKQSTDYHEISNYLEWNSPFSNALVVFDDLWETYQKTD; translated from the coding sequence ATGCGTTCGTTTTATCATTATGTACTAACTTATAGAGGGAAAAAGGAACCGGACGATAAAAGTAGACTGGCTAATTGGATTTTCTTTGACCATGATTTTCCGAAGCAGTCTACAGACTACCACGAGATTAGCAACTATTTGGAATGGAACAGTCCTTTCTCGAATGCGTTAGTTGTCTTTGATGACCTTTGGGAAACTTATCAGAAAACTGATTAG
- the tatC gene encoding twin-arginine translocase subunit TatC, translating into MADEQQFDNEKEMNVVGHLSELRNRLIVTAVFFILFFAAGFVYVEEIYDFIAADLPFTLSVTGLTDLISVYITLAGLIAIVGTLPILCLQIWLFIKPGLTKPERKVTLLYVPVIFVLFLIGIVFGYTIFVELIVPFLLSLNNDMFVEIFTYDRYFKLLFRIVIPFAFFFEIPIIAMFLTRLGIITPAFMRKSRKYAYLILVIIGALITPPDFMLQLVVAVPLVVLYEISILLSQTVYRKKLKKHQEFMNEDS; encoded by the coding sequence ATGGCTGATGAGCAGCAATTTGACAATGAAAAAGAAATGAATGTAGTAGGGCATCTATCCGAGTTACGGAATCGACTAATTGTCACAGCAGTATTCTTTATTTTATTTTTTGCAGCGGGGTTCGTTTATGTAGAAGAAATTTATGATTTTATTGCTGCTGATTTACCCTTTACATTGAGTGTTACTGGTCTAACCGATTTAATATCTGTCTATATTACACTTGCGGGATTGATTGCCATTGTTGGAACATTGCCGATTTTGTGCCTGCAAATCTGGCTCTTCATAAAACCCGGACTGACAAAGCCTGAGCGAAAGGTGACACTATTGTATGTGCCGGTTATTTTCGTTCTATTTCTTATTGGCATCGTATTCGGCTATACCATTTTTGTTGAACTAATTGTTCCGTTTTTGCTTTCATTAAATAATGACATGTTCGTTGAGATTTTTACATATGATCGTTATTTCAAACTTTTATTCCGGATTGTTATTCCATTTGCCTTTTTTTTCGAAATTCCCATTATTGCCATGTTCCTTACACGTCTAGGAATTATTACACCGGCTTTCATGCGGAAATCAAGAAAGTACGCCTATTTAATTCTTGTTATTATTGGTGCGCTGATCACACCGCCTGATTTTATGTTGCAGCTAGTTGTGGCCGTTCCGTTAGTTGTTTTATATGAAATCAGTATTTTGCTGTCTCAAACAGTATACCGAAAAAAGTTAAAAAAACATCAGGAGTTTATGAATGAAGATAGTTAG
- the tatA gene encoding twin-arginine translocase TatA/TatE family subunit, producing MGLGSIGIPGLILILIIALIVFGPSKLPEIGKAFGSSLKEFKSATKGIVSDDDSSNDDHTSNK from the coding sequence TATCGGTATTCCAGGATTAATTTTAATTCTAATTATTGCTTTGATTGTTTTCGGTCCGTCCAAGCTTCCGGAAATCGGTAAAGCGTTTGGTAGTTCATTAAAGGAATTTAAAAGTGCTACTAAAGGCATTGTATCAGATGATGATTCCAGTAATGATGATCATACATCGAATAAATAA